aatgaaATAACAACAGAAATAATAGATTCTTGGATATCTGCTGAAATACCAAACCCAACAATAGATCCTTTAGGATATATACTTGTATCCGAACATATGATGCATGGACCTTGTGGAGAGAAAAATTGGAACTGCCCATGCATGAAAAAAGGTAGATGTTCTAAATTTTATCCAAAAGAATTTCAAGAAGAGACTACTTTTACCGATACAGGTTTTACAATGTATCGTAGGCGAAACAATGGAATCTTTATACGTAGAGATAACCACAACTTAGATAACAGATGGGTTGTTCCGCATAATTTACAATTACTCAAAAAATATCAAGCCCATATAAATGTAGAATATGTAAACAAAAGCAAGCTTTTAAAATACTTATGCAAATATGTAAATAAAGGACCTGACCAAGCAAGTATAATTTTCAAACGCATTAAAAAACCACAGGATGAAACTAAAGATGAAGAAACCCAGGATatagatgaaatcaaagaatatttggattGTAGGTATATATGTGAACAAGATGTACTCTGGAGATTGCTTGGCTATGAAATACACTATCATTGGCCTCCAGTCGAAAGGCTACCCGTGCATCTGCCACTAATGAATATTGTTAAAATGAGAAAAAATGCTAAATTAAAAGGCATTATTGATAATccaaaaaatcacaaaacaatgctCACTGAATGGTTTACCGCTAATAGAGAACATATTGAGGCAAGAGAACTTACATACTGTGAATTTCCATTAAAGTGGTGATGGgaggaaaaaacaaaaaaatggaCAAAAAGACAGCATGGCTTTAAAATTGGACGATTATATTACGTGAATCCTAGCGAAGGAGAACGTTTCTACCTCCGTATGCTTCTCATGATAGTAAAAGGTGCAACAAGCTACGCGGATATACGAACATATAATGGAACTGTATATCAAACTTTCAAAGAAGCTTGTGCAGCACGAGGACTACTAACTGATGACAACGAATGGTATAACACGTTTGAAGAAGCTACTACCTGGGCTACATCTTCTCAATTACGGAATTTATTTTGCATAATGCTAGCATACTGTGAAATAAAGGACGAAAGAGAATTCTTTAATAAAAACTGGAAAAAAATGGTTGATGATATCGAAAGACAGTTAACACTTAAACATTACCCAATTAAATATATTACTACTGAAACTGAACTTCAGAACTTACTATTACAAGATTTAGAGGAAATTTTAAGCAGGAATGGACAGCAAATCACTAATTATAATCTGCCATGTAGGTGCATACACCATGAACTAGATACAAGCAACAAACTGATCCAAGAAGAAATGAACTATGATATACAGTATTTAGAAGAAGAATCTAATAAATTATATTCACAACTAAATAAAAGACAGAAGGAAGCTTTTCATGAAATTGTTGATTCTGTTTTAAACAACAGACCACAATTCTACTTTGTCTCCGGACATGGAGGAACTGGCAAGACTTTTTTGTGGAACACAATTGTATCATACATTAGAGCCCAAAAAAATAGTTCTAACAGCTGCATCATCTAGAGTAGCTTCTTTACTACTTCCAAATGGACGAACAGCTCATTCAAGATTTCGAATACCTATTGATATAGATGAAATGTCAATATGTGACATAAAACGAGGGACAAAACTTGCTAAATTACTTATCGAAACTAGCCTCATTATATGGGACGAAGCCTTGATGACAAATAAACAGTGTTTTGAAGCCTTTGACAGGTCACTCAAAGATATAATGTCTAAAGTAACTCAAGAAGCTGTCAATATACCATTTGGTGGAAAGGTCGTTGTCCTAGGTGGTGATCCTAATCAAATACTTCCGGTCGTACAAAATGGATCAAAATCTCAGATTATAAACGCCTCAATTATTAAATCATATCTTTGGAACAATGTTAAAATATTATTCCTAACTGAAAATATGCGTCTGCAAAAGGTAAATCCATCGAGTCCTGAATATGAAGAGCTAGAATCTTTCAATAACTGGATATTAAGCATTGGAAATGGAACTATCATAGGTGAAACAAATATTGCTACTGACTCTGACTCTACGTTGATAGAGATACCAAAAGAGCTACTAATACAAACGTCAAATAATAAAATACAAGCATTAGTAGACTGTACATATCCTGATTTTCAAAGAAGATTTCAGGATGCTGATTATATTAAAGAAAGAGCTATATTAGCAACTACTAATGAAATTGTTGATGAAATAAACAACTACATGGTCAAGCTACTACCAAACCAGGAAAGAGAATACTTGAGCGCAGATACCATATCAAAATGTATAGATGCACCTAACGATGCACAAGTTTTATATCCTGTTGAATATCTTAAAACACTCAACTCCAACAACTTCCCACCACATAGACTATTACTAAAAGTTGGAGTCCCGATTATGCTATTGAGAAATCTTAACCAGAGCTTAGGACTATGCAATGGAACAAGGCTCGTAGTGACACAATTAGGAGATAATGTTATCGAAGCAATAATAATTACAGGAACACACACTGGACATAAAACATACATACCAAGAATTAATCTAACAACAAGAGGAAACCATTGGCCATTTACACTATGCCGACGACAATTTCCAATAAAAGTTTGCTACTCAATGACTATTAATAAAAGCCAAGGGCAAACACTATCAAATGTAAGAATATATTTAAAGAAGCAAGTATTTACCCATGGCCAACTATATGTCGCAGTGTCACGTGTAACAAACAAGACAGGTCTAAAAATATTAATAGAAAATGATGATGGCTCATGTGGCTCAAAAACAGAAAATATAGTATACAAAGAAGTTTTAAATTCAATAGAAAGAAGACCATAGCCAAGACCTAAGTGATCTCATGTCTGTTATTTTATTTACAGATGAGCCTCACCTTGCTCGCTCAACTACTTCCAATACCTGCACATTGTAGCAGCACCTCCTCCACTGCAGGGTCAAGCAAGCAGGACCCTGCAAGCATTGTTGCCTGCACCAGCACCACCTCCGCGCATCCAGTTCCAACTCCAGCTCCAGGTTCTGTATTGTCTAGCAGATCTGTTTCTTGCAAAAAGGTAAATTTTCTTTCCCATAGTATAATCAACTTGCTAAATTGTGCTTAGCCCAACATTGTCATGCTACTAGGCCTCTCGGTGTCCACCCACATGCTCAAAATAATTAAGTACAAAGTCATTAATTTTCTACGTTCATTCTATTGCTTGCTCAGTCAGATACCTAGATGAGAAATACTGATTAAAAATATACAACTATTATATAGCACGCACTGGTCCTGCAACAATCAAATAACAATAGCAGGAAAATTGTTCTACAGTTCCATACAACTATGGAACcacataatatgcggcaatgcATATGGCGAGGTCAAATAACACCGAAGTGGGATGTTGGTAACAGCCATCTCAAAAGAAGTAAGTTCTTGATCTGCCACTTCAGAACAAAGTGTTTTCAAAAATATCATGTCCTAATATCTTCATATGCAGTCAATTCCGATTACATCACAAATTATACTCTTTCCAATTTTAACAATGCCACTGCATATTTGGTTGACGATACAAGGCAAGACCTATCTTAATTAATGCATCCACAAACATCCCAATACTACACATAAGACTTAAAAGTTGCATGGTCTGCAGTTGGTCTATCCTATTTAAAATTTAATTGACTTGATGTTCCTTTCACACCAGCATTCTCAATTAACATTACTTTGATGACTTCTTGTATAATTGCACCTACAGGAGCTACATCTCTGGGTGAAGAGTGAAACAGTCATAGAGCTAGTTCCTACAAATCATGAACCCACCTCCATCTAAACACTCCCCCATCCACAGGGACAAGAGTATACTGTTATTCATCTTAGTGCCTAGAATCATGAACATTCAGAGTTGTGCAGTAATTCAAAAGTGCAAATAAATTTGTGTCTGGAATTGCTCTTTGGCATGTAATCTTCTCTTTATGTAAGCATATTTTCATATCATTTCTATTCGTGAAATACAATTCTTGTGGCTGCTACTACTTAATTTCTAATATATTTCTACTCGTGCTGGCGtgttacaaacaaaacattgctCTGCTATATGATGAGGGCACAGCACCAAAAAAAAACACTGGCCGAAAATATAAGCGCGCTGTCGCCTAGCACTGGCACGCTTCGAGGaaggcgcggcaacgccgcgcaagCTTTTTTAGTATATTTCAATTTTTGGATCCATAGTTCGAGAACTTTTAAATTAcaagtttgaaattttttattcaTAGCTCAAAATCATTCAAATTGTATACACTATCACCGTACATATTTCTAACTTGTAAGTTATATATACAAAGCTTTATAAATGAGGATTTTTACATCCTTAACTTCCAAATTCACATATCCAAATTTAAAAGCTTAATAGCCATGTGCATAAAACATTATACATCCATAACTTCAAATTCATATATACAAATCTTCATATGTAGATattaaaaatttcaaactaCGGTAAGAACTTTGGACGTCTTACTTTCAAGTTAAGAGTTCTAAAATGCTTCTGCAAAAAAGGTTAAAACTTCATATAATAAAATAGTAAGGGTATTTGTTCCAAGAAATTATAAAAAGATCACTTTCAGTATAGGTTTGTCACCCATTGCTGCCTTTACTTATACGTATGTAAAGGTTTTTTAGACGAACCGAATTCCAGGACATTGAAAAACTAGTCAATCACGACTAATTAAGAAACCAGCTGACAAAGCAGTTGAAACTTGAAACCAAGACCAAGACCGTGTTCAGTTCCAAacttccaaattcaaaatttttttccggcacccgcatggagacttaaatctagacgaaataaaaaacgcattgcgactgctgtctgtaaatggcgagacgaatctaatgaacctaattaggctgtaattatttacaaacgagttctgtaattatttttatgattagtctatgtttagtacatcaaatataaaaagatgacttttcaaaaattttacaaattgcAAACGGGGGCCCAACCGACTCTATCCAGCAGACAGACCTGCAGTGATTGACGCGTCTGGGCTCCATTCACGTAGTAGCAGTCTAGGTGCGGGACAGAAATCAGGTAGCTGCGGGGAAAGCGTGCAGTTTTGTCGGAACGGGAATCGCGCGTTGCAAAGCAAAGCGAGTCGTCGATCGGTCAGACGTTGCGGGCTAGTGATTGACGACGGGAGGTCTAGTCTTCGGTTCGGCAGCTGTGTCCCACTTGGGTCGTCGTTTCGTTGTTGCAGCACGTACAGCATGCAGGCAATCTTCGTTCCCGATCGGTCAGACGTTGCGGGCTAGTTAGTGATTGACGACGGGAGGTCTAGTCTTCGGTTCGGCAGCTGTGTCCCACTTGGGTCGTCGTTTCGTTGTTGCAGCACGTACAGCATGCAGGCAATCTTCGTTCCCGATCGAACAAGCTAAGCACGGTAGCTCAGCAGCATATATACCCCGGAAAACATACATACAGCCGGCGGAGAATCGACATGGCGCCACCGCGCTGCGCGTGCTGGCTTCTCCGGTTTCTCCTCCTGCAGCTCGCGCTTCTTCTTCCCTGCAGCTGCCTCGCGTCCACGCATCAGACGGCagcaggcggcgaggcggcgctgctgctcaagatcaagagcTTGTGGGGCGACCCGCCGGCGCTGGCGGCATGGAACGCCTCTGCTGCAGGCGTTTACTGCGACTGGCCGCGCGTGGGGTGCGACACAGCGGGGCGCGTCGCGAACCTCACCCTCGCCAGCGCCGGCATCACGGGGCTGTTCCCGAACGCCATCGGCAACCTCTCAGCGCTCACCTACCTCAACTTATTCAACAACAGCATCTTCGGCGCGTTTCCGACCGCTCTGTATCGCTGCACATCGATCCAGTACCTCGATCTGAGCTACAACAACCTCACCGGCGAGCTGCCGCCGGACATGGGCCGAAGCCTAGGGGAGAATCTAACCACTCTGGTCCTCGACGACAACCTGTTCAGCGGCGCCATCCCGCCGTCCCTCGGCTCGCTTAAGGGGCTTCAGACATTGTGTCTGTCGGACAACCCATTCGACGCAGGTGAGCTCCCAGCATCGTTCAAGAACCTCGTCAACCTAACCATCTTCTGCGCCGGTAATTGCAACCTCGTCGGGGAGTTCCCAAGCTCAGTGCTGGAGATGGTGGAGCTGGAGCTACTGGACCTGTTCAACAACGCGTTGACCGGAAGCATACCTCCGAGGCTATGGAGCCTCCGCAAGTTGCAGATACTGAATCTGTCCTATAACAACTTCACCGGCGACGTGGTGGTTGATGATGGTAATGGCATGGCTGCAAGGAGCTTGACTGAAATGGACATTTCGTCCAACTACAAGCTTACTGGAAGCATCCCTGAAGCCTTTGGGCTCTTGGAGAACCTTACACTCTTGTACCTCATGTTCAACAGCTTCTCGGGAGAAATACCGGCGTCCATCGCCCGTTTGCCGTCGCTGTGGGACCTAGAGCTGAGCAACAACCAGTTTACCGGGACACTGCCGGCGGAATTCGGGAAGCATTCGAACCTGGGATATCTTGATGTTGGTGACAACGCGCTGACGGGCGCCCTTCCAGAAGGGTTGTGTGCCAGAGGCCAATTCATTTACTTCCGCGCTGACAACAACCACTTGAACGGCTCAATCCCAGTAAGCCTGGCCAACTGTGCTACTCTTCAAACACTATCTCTAAACAATAACCAGCTCACGGGTGCCATTCCGCAAGATTTCTGCGCCGGAGGCGGCCAGTTAGATTACCTCGGCGCTGAGAACAACCGCTTGAACGGCTCCATCCCATCAGGCCTAGCCAACTGTGCTACTCTCAGAAAACTCTATCTAAGCAACAACCAGCTCACCGGAATCGTTCCTTAAATTAAACTTATGCTATTGAGTTTAGCCAGCTGGTTTGTGAACGAAGAACATGTTTGCTTGTCTAGACTACCCTCTTCTACAACTACAATGCGGTGAGTTCCTTTAGTTTTCTAAACCGGCTAATCTTATTTGTCAGATCATCAAATGCAAAAGCAATGTGACTGAACTAAGAGAGCTTGGTTTAGATCATGCCACCTAGTACATTGGAAGAACATTTAGCTATCTAGCAGTAAATAAATGGAATGAATAtgcttgtctttttctttctttctttcttataTCGATCTACTTAGTTTCTTTCTTGCATCTATTTTGCGACATCAACCGTGCTATCTGTCATGCAAGCTTGTGTTAAAAAAACAGGATTACATATATGACCTGCAGGTCGCTGGCTGTATGAACATTTCTTGCTTCAATCTGTTGATGTTCCCCTTTACATGGTTGCCTATGGGAGATGAATTGAACAATCGAGATTCTACAATGTGAGCTTGAAACCACTGTGCATTTATTCAAAAACTAGTTAAGCAACGCAAAAAAGAAGCCTTCTTTTTGTGGCGTGCCTAAGTAATTCATCTCCTATATATACTCCGTAGGTGAGAACTAAACACTAATAGCCAATGTGACAACGTGAGCAACAAAAGCTGGTTTATTCTCAGAAAGCAATGCAAAAATCGCAAATAGAACTCTTCTTCTGTCATACTCGTACATGAACGAATTcgagcaaaaacaaaaacatcATCTAGTTTATCATTGTATATATCTCGAGGAATCGTGTAAAGTTCCTTATCGTAATACTCAGTtgctgaaaagaaaaaaaatttaatcGGAAGCCAGGGCAGGCAGTGTTCAGACCTGTCCACCTCTGGTGACGGTGGCGGCGAAGAAGAGGAGCGGGTTGGCGGAGCCGCCGTTGGCGTTGGCAATGCAAATCACTCTCATAATACCACACTTGTGAGAATCCATACCATCCATTAACATATGACCATAAATCTTTAACTAGGTATGTGCCCGTGCGTTGCCACGGACGACATAAAGTACGCCCTTAGTCCAAATAACAATGGATTGATATTATACAAAAGATCCTATTTCACATCGGTTTTGAGCATTTTCAAAATTTGCTTCTAAAAGCATATACAACAGGGCTAGTAAGTATATAATGAAGAAACAATACATAGACAGTTGTTCTTCATGCAAGGTATATGAGGGTTCTTTTCCTCAATTTAGTCCATTGTCCTCCAGCTCGTTGACAAAACTGTAGGCGGAGAAAGTTGAGCAGGCCTCCAAAACCACACCAATTGTTCCAAAGACGATATTCACAGTGATTAATGAGCACTGAAACCCGGCATGAACATGATAAACCCATAGTTTACCAATGATATcacattttccactaccatatAACTCGATCAGGCCCCTCGGCACAACATCATAGAAACAAAGGTGGTGAAGAATGGTCTCCATAGGAGAGCATTTTGCCACCTGAAAACAATGAAGTAGAGAGATCCCTCAGGCATGTGAAATACTTGAAagaaaatgcaagaaaaatgaATATTCCTCTGGGCTCCTTTACCTAAATATGCAGGAATAAAGAGTTTTTGCCAatacaaaaaaggaaaaacaaccAGATAGAAAATTCTTCAAAACAGATTCACAACGTCCATTGACAAATGGCTTAAATATAACGCTACTTCTAAAATCTTTTAGAAGCAAAAGGAGTGCAGGCGAGATGGAAAGTACAAACAGGATTGTGGCACAATCTGAACTGTGACTCGTCGGAATCGAGCTCAGTCGTTGAAATTTTGCGTTACCAAAGCATTGTGGTGAAGTGTCCAAATATTCTGACCTGACAATTTTGATGAAATGCATGCAAAGAAAAGGCTTCAATACCATGTAATAACTTTTAAGGGACAGTAAAACCAAATATGTAGAAGATGTGTAAAAGCTAGAAATTGCCAATCATGTATGTAAAGCGTTCCTTACCTTGGCAAACATTCTGGATGCTGAAGGCAACACATCAACAATATTCTCCTAAGCAGGCATGGAAATTACTTGTTCGAAATTAGCTGCCATCTTCTAGATATAATCAAGACAAGTCTTGGCCAACAGTCATCTCCAACATGGCCCCTCTGAAAAACAGCCACAACTGCTATCTACACGaggaatttgaaaaaaaaaacattttcagAGTTGTAGTAGTATGTATTATTGAGCATGCAGGTTTCTTGCACTTCACCATTGTGAAGTTGTTCTCAACTTCTAATTAGATACAGTTTAATATGTTATGCATTTACAAATAGAACCACACACGAATTACTTATCtatagggttgaaaacggaacaggaaaatcccgtcccgaccgGCACCGTATACCGCTTAATTATCCCGTCCAGATATCGTTTTTGCAGGAAAAACagaaaaatgggaaaaataCGGGAAAATCCGGCGAAACCGGGAGCGGAAGCGGTTCAAGCATTTTCCTGACCGTATTGCCGGTTCCCGTATTTGGGCCGGGAAAATCCCGCGGTATTTTCCCACATTAAGAGACAAAACTTCATTTCAGCCCACAGCCCACGAATGTTACTCGGCCCAACCCGACACCAGAACGGGCGAACCCTAATCCCTTCCCCGCAGCCCCCACACCCCCCACGCACGCACTCCCACagtccaagccgccgccgccttgccccaTGGATTCCTCGCTTATCGCTCCCCCTCTCCGAGAGAACGCAACTCCCGCCGACTGTACCCGccggcaacgccgccgccgccgatggtgTTTGAGGACATCCGGCTCGCCGTCGGCCTGCACCTGTCGGCCGGCCTTTTGGTAGGGATCCCGATGCTCTCCATCCACCACTACGAGTTCAAGCCGGAGTGCTTCGCGGCTCaagatggcaatgggtacccgaaacccgagtacccgacgggttttacccgataagaagacgggtatgaaatgagttTTCTACCCGTGGGTATATTATTGGGCAAAATCTTGTACCCGTCGGGTATGGCGGGTACGGGTGCGGATGTATACAACCCATACCCGCCTACCCGCGGGTAAGAAATACCCGCACAAAAAATAAGCCATCTTAAGTgtctaactcattttagcccATATGACCCATGAATTTGGCCCAAATCCAATTAATCCCTcctagtatatatattgttgaacTCTCCTTCAAATCCTACTCCACACTCACTCCAATTTTAGTTTGAAATGAATTATTTTTCATATGAATATGTGATATTTATATGTAATTCTCGGGTATGCTTTTCGGGTACGGGTTACCCGTCGGGTATAAATTACCCGCCGGGTACGGGTAACCCGACGAGTAAAACTTAGTTCTAGCAGGTACGGGTATGGGTGGCCAATATCCGACAAGtatgtacccgttgccatctctaTTCGCGGCGGGCCGGCATCCGGCATTGCTACCGTTCGCGTCGGGCCCGCGCAACTGCGTCGGCCAGGTGCACGCGCTCGTCGAGGCCAAGATCGTGCTCGCCATGATGCTGCAGCACTTCCGCCTCTCCCTCCCTGGCTCCCTCCCAGTGCCGGCAGTGCGGCAGGTGGCACTCCCTTGTGGGCTCTTTGCCCGTGCCCAAGCAGCCATGCAGACGGGCGAGAGAACTAGTTTTGATTGTTTTACAAGAATTGATCACTATCTTGCTTGCTGATTTATATGTCTCCGTTGCTCTTTTTTCAGATAAGAAGGTGGGCTTAATTATGGGTATCTTAAAGTTATGGAGGCGCTTGCTTCGAGACAGAATTGTGAGGTAGTATGTATGATAAATCATGTTGGCTCAATTGATGTACAAAACTGC
This window of the Panicum virgatum strain AP13 chromosome 1K, P.virgatum_v5, whole genome shotgun sequence genome carries:
- the LOC120690081 gene encoding receptor-like protein 52 isoform X1, whose amino-acid sequence is MAPPRCACWLLRFLLLQLALLLPCSCLASTHQTAAGGEAALLLKIKSLWGDPPALAAWNASAAGVYCDWPRVGCDTAGRVANLTLASAGITGLFPNAIGNLSALTYLNLFNNSIFGAFPTALYRCTSIQYLDLSYNNLTGELPPDMGRSLGENLTTLVLDDNLFSGAIPPSLGSLKGLQTLCLSDNPFDAGELPASFKNLVNLTIFCAGNCNLVGEFPSSVLEMVELELLDLFNNALTGSIPPRLWSLRKLQILNLSYNNFTGDVVVDDGNGMAARSLTEMDISSNYKLTGSIPEAFGLLENLTLLYLMFNSFSGEIPASIARLPSLWDLELSNNQFTGTLPAEFGKHSNLGYLDVGDNALTGALPEGLCARGQFIYFRADNNHLNGSIPVSLANCATLQTLSLNNNQLTGAIPQDFCAGGGQLDYLGAENNRLNGSIPSGLANCATLRKLYLSNNQLTGIVP
- the LOC120690081 gene encoding receptor-like protein kinase HSL1 isoform X2, with protein sequence MAPPRCACWLLRFLLLQLALLLPCSCLASTHQTAAGGEAALLLKIKSLWGDPPALAAWNASAAGVYCDWPRVGCDTAGRVANLTLASAGITGLFPNAIGNLSALTYLNLFNNSIFGAFPTALYRCTSIQYLDLSYNNLTGELPPDMGRSLGENLTTLVLDDNLFSGAIPPSLGSLKGLQTLCLSDNPFDAGELPASFKNLVNLTIFCAGNCNLVGEFPSSVLEMVELELLDLFNNALTGSIPPRLWSLRKLQILNLSYNNFTGDVVVDDASREKYRRPSPVCRRCGT
- the LOC120652390 gene encoding cytokinin hydroxylase-like, yielding MVFEDIRLAVGLHLSAGLLVGIPMLSIHHYEFKPECFAAQDGNGMYPLPSLFAAGRHPALLPFASGPRNCVGQVHALVEAKIVLAMMLQHFRLSLPGSLPVPAVRQVALPCGLFARAQAAMQTGERTSFDCFTRIDHYLAC